Part of the Bacteroidales bacterium genome, CTCAGAATCGATATTGGCCGGTTTTTTCGCGGAAGTAGATGGAAATCCAGAACCGGTTCCGGATGGAAAGGAACTGTCGGAAGCTATTTGGTTCTCCAGAGAAGAACTACCTGCGGGTGATTCCGGATTCAGTCTTACCTGGGATATGATCGAAAACTTCCGGCTCGGGAATGTGTAATTTTGATCCTTGTATGGAGCCTTTCAGTAAATCTTTTTTTATTATGTCACCTCGTCGAAATGTTCCTGCGCCTACTCGATCATCATCTGGACGGAAGGCATCAGGCTTTCGCCCATCTCAGTAAGCGAATATTCCACACACGGAGGTATCTCGGCAAATGCTTCCCGATTTAGCAAATGATCCTTTTCTAATCGTTTTAAAGTATGTGTAAGCATCTTTTGCGATATGTCGGGTATTCATTGGTGCCGGAAGAGTTCTTAAAAATGTATTTAAAAACTTTATCCAGCACCAAGAGGAATTTTGTATATATCCAAGCTGGAATATCAGAAACTTCAGTGGACATCCGGATTATATTACAAACCGCTTTAAGAACAAATTTCTCATCAATTATTGTATGTCATAACCATCCGTCGGGAAACTTTATTCCGAGCCAACCGGATAAATTACTCACCGATAAAATAAATGGCGCTTGCAGAACAATGAATATAAGTCTATTAGATCACATTATTGTTGCAATAGAAGGTTATTATAGTTTTGCTGATGATGGGAAGATATATTAACAGAAAATGAAATGTTATGGTGCAAATAAAAAAGCGGCTGAGAAAACTATTCTTAACCGCTTGATTTTCTAGTGACCCCGGAGAGGCTCGAACTCTCGACCCATTGATTAAGAGTCAATTGCTCTACCAACTGAGCTACGGAGTCATTTTTTTGGTGGGTCAAAGTTAGGGAAAAATAATAAACGGACAAATATTGATTTCATTTTACTTTCATCCGGTCGAACCCTTTTCCGTATACGCCCATCACATTTCCCATAGAGATAAAAGCTTCCGGGTCCACCTCCTTTATTGCTCGAAAAACATTGGTGACCTCATATTTCCGGACAATGACCAGGATCATCTTAGTGGGTTTTTTGGTGTACCATCCCTGTGCATCCACCAGGGTCAGTCCGCGTTTGACATTGACAAAAATATGTTCCGCCACTTGTTCATACTTATCCGAAAAAATAAAAAGCTGGTACGACTGTTTGGAACCCGCCAGCACAAAATCAATAACATAGCTGGATATCACCATCACACAATAACCATAGATCATTCGTTCCAGGGAATGGAAAATAAAGAATGAAGAAGAAATAATGACCACATCCACCGTCATGATCACACGTCCCGGACTGATGTTCCGCTGGCTGGTGATCATCATGGCAATCAGGTCGGTTCCGCCTGCACTTCCACCCTGTGTAAAAACGATGCCGGTTCCTATACCTGCCAGAATAGCCCCCACGATAGTAGCCAGTAAGGTATCTTTCACCAGCGGATCCGGAAAAACTTCCTGGAAAACACCCAATAAAAGGGAAAAGACAATCACCCCATACACAGATTTCAAACCAAAATTCACGTTGACCATTTTCATTGCTATCAGGATCAATAAACTGTTGACCAGCAGATAAGTGATCCCTGCCGGGAATCCTGTGGCAAAATAAACGATGGCAGCAATACCGCTCACGCCGCCGCCGGTAACATTACTAGGAATAAGAAAAGCTCCCCATCCGAAAGTAGTACAAAGCAACCCAAAAGTAATAATTACATGGGAACGCAATATGGCAAATGTTTTTGATTCTTTTTTCATGAATGAAAGCATATTAAAATTCGTGCAAAAGAAAGTAAGAAAATCTTATTCCGCAATGACTTAAGTAACCCCAATAAATGAATGCCATACTTATTAAACGTAATTAACTTGACCAATGCGACTTAAGAAAAAACAAATAGCACTGAATGCTTAAGAGAATAACAACATATTTATTTTAATGTTTATGATAACTGACAGGTTTGTTATATTTGCATCTCATATTCTGCAAAAAATATTTTTAATGGCTGCATCTTGTCATCATCAATGAACATATATATTCGTTTTCTTTAGTAAACCATCAAAACATTCACCAATGATAGAAAATATCCCTCAAATACGCCACACAACATGCGGTAATTTTTTTCTGCTGGCCGGTCCCTGCGTGATAGAAAACGAAGGCATATGTTTTGATATCGCCCGCCGTATCAAGGAAATAACAGACCGGTTACAGATCCCCTATGTCTTCAAAGGCTCTTTTAAAAAAGCCAATCGTTCCCGCCTTGATTCCTTTACCGGTATCGGAGACCAAAAAGCCCTGCAAATTCTCGCTGATATCCGTGAGAACCTGCAAATTCCCACAGTTACCGATATCCATACCGAAGCCGATGCCGAAATGGCCGCCCCGTATGTGGATATCTTGCAGATACCGGCATTCCTGAGCAGACAAACAGATCTGTTGGTTGCTGCAGCAAAAACCGGAAAAATGATCAATATCAAAAAAGGTCAGTTCATGGCTCCCGAGGCCATGCAATTTGCAGCAGATAAAGTAAGACAGGCCGGAAATGAAAAAATAATCCTGACAGACCGCGGTACCATGTTCGGTTATTATGATCTGATTGTCGATTACCGCGGGATCAAACGGATGCAGGAGACCGGATTACCGGTGGTACTGGACATCACACATTCACTGCAACAACCCAATACAACAGAAGGAGTAACCGGTGGCTTGCCACAGTTAATTGAGACAATTGCCCGTGCCGGTGTTGCAGTCGGTGTTGACGGAATTTTCCTCGAAACGCATCCTGAACCCGCCTGTGCAAAATCAGACGGAGCCAACATGCTTCCCCTTGATCAACTGGAAGACCTGCTCAGAAAACTGGTACGGATCCGGCAGGCGGTCAATAACTTTTAATTTTTTGCCTTGTCGCTTGCCGACAATATTCCTTTCCATAACATCCGGACATCTTCCGGGGTAATATTCTTTCTCGGAAGCGAATGATCGATTCCGAACATTTCATAAACATCTGCCAGCAAAGGCCTTTTAAATTTGTTTTTTATTCTTCTGGAAATATCACTCCGGGAAGCATCAAAAAGCATATTTCTCGAAAAATAAAAATTTAAAAAGAATTCCTCACCCTTCCACTCCCCCATATCCGTGAGATAGAAAATATTGTTCTGTACCCTGATATCCCTGGGGTATCCATCAACCGTCAAAGGATGCACCTTTGAGACCGTATTATAAAACAGGTTGTTTTCAATAATGGAATGGGTATGGCCGGATCCATGGAACTGCAACAGGATATTCCTGTCATTCATACTGATATTGTTCCGTATAAGGTGTCCGATATTTTCTGCATCCGGCACCACTTTCGAGCTGCCGTGCAACAAAAGAAAACCTCCTTCATTATCATGGCTGAAATTATATTGGTAGGTGTGCCCTATCGAATAGGCATCACAGTCAAAAGCCATACCGTCCCGGGTGCTGCGTGTATTCCATACTTCGTTGTACCGGATCAGTACCGAATCGCTGTTCCATGCCCATAAGGCGGCATTGAATTCTTTCGACCGGGAAGCTGCCCCGTTTACCTTATTGTATTCAATAGACGCCTTGAATGCCACCTGTGGAACAATACCGTCCCCACCGATACTTTCCAGATCATTCCCCCGTATCACAATATTCAGGTTGGCCTGGTATTCTCCCATCTCGTCCATCCAGGAATATGGATAATCTTTCTCCCTCAGCCTTCTCTGCCAGTAAGAACTGACACAGATCCCGGTCCTGTTTATCATAAACATCCTGTTACCTGAAATATCCACTCCATTAAAGAACGATGGCTTCTCTTTTCCGATTACCGCCAACAGGATACCCCCGCTCCCATGGAAATCTTTCGTATCATTACCCTTCACATGATGGATGTAATTGTTTCGGATGGTGATTCCTTTCAATTCTCCGGTATCTGAAGCTACCACATATATTCCCCGCCTCCTGTCGTTTCCGTGGTTATCAAAATCGACCATCCGGTTCCCGGGTATATTGGTAATTTCCAGGTCGCGGATCTCCCAGTATTGCTGGTTGCGCAACAAAACAGCCTGGAAAGTCCGATATTCCTCAAAATAGACTGGATCAGCCTCTCCTCCATGTATGCACGGCAATTTCTCCCCACCATACTTTGAGATAACGATGGGCTGTTCTTCTGTTCCGGAACCCTGAGGAAAAAGCATTCCAAACCATTGCTGTCCGGAGCGGAACAGGATGGAATCACCGGGCTTAAAAACCGATTGATTGACCTGCCTTAACGTTTGCCATGCATAATCCGGAGAAAGTCCGCTGTTGTAGTCATTTCCCGTAAAAGCATCGACAAAGTAAGTCCGTCCGGAAACAGACAAAGTAAACAAACAAACAACAATACATATTAAAAACGGTATTTTTTTTGTTTTACCGGTCATAAGCAGGTCTGATTTGTTTCACAAAGATAATGATCTAATGCAAAAGGAACGCTTTTATGACAGGAATCTGACGATCATAGTTCTAAGCAATTACAGGAACATTCAAATTTACCGATGGACGACTTGAAATTTTGACTAATTTTGTGTTCATTTTCTGAAACCCGATCAATTCATCAAAATCATTAGTTCGCTTTGGAACCTTTAAACGAAAAAGAAGCCATCATTATAAAAGGGGCAAGGGTCAATAATCTGAAAAATATAGATGTGACCATTCCCCGGGATCAATTCATTGTCATTACCGGATTAAGCGGTTCTGGGAAATCATCATTGGCTTATGATACCATATATGCGGAAGGACAACGTCGTTATGTGGAAAGCCTATCATCGTATGCGCGCCAGTTTCTGGGCCGCATCCATAAACCCGAAGTAGATTTTATCCGTGGAATACCGCCGGCCATTGCCATCGAACAAAAAGTAAATACGCGCAATCCACGTTCAACAGTAGGAACTTCCACTGAGATCTATGATTACCTCAAACTGCTTTTTGCACGCATAGGCATCACCTATTCGCCCCTGTCAGGGGAAGTGGTCCGGAAAGATTCGGTAACAGATGTCGTCAATTATATCTTATCCCTCCCGGAAGGAACCAATGCGCTTATTCTCTATCCCTTCAATGAACAGCAGAAAAAGAACTTCGGTGCATACCGGGAAATACTGTTGTCGCAGGGAAGCAGCCGTATTGAGATCAACGGAGAGATCAAACGGCTGGAGGAAGTCCCGGTAAAGGACAAATTTTCTGAAAAAGACGAAGTAAATCTGGTCATCGACAGGATACGCGTAGCATATGATGAAGAGTCTTCCGCACGTTACGCCGACTCTATTCAAACTGCTTTTAATGAAGGAGACGGGCGTTGTATCATCAGGACCATGGATGAAAAGAATGTCGCGAAAGAATTCTCCAATCGTTTTGAGCGCGACGGTATCCTTTTCGACGAGCCCAATGAACATATGTTCAGCTTTAACAGTCCTTATGGGGCCTGCCCCAAATGCGAAGGGTACGGAAAAGTCATCGGTATCGACGAAGACCTGGTGGTTCCGGATAAAAGCCTGTCCATCTATCAGGATGCCGTGGCTAGTTGGAGAGGAGAAAGCATGAGTGCATGGAAGAACAAGTTGATTTATATCGCCGATAAAATCAATTTCCCCATCCATAAACCTTACAATGAGTTGACGGAAAAACAACTCGACATATTGTGGCACGGCACACGTAATTTCAGCGGCATCGATGGGTTTTTCAAATACCTGGATGAAAATAAATACAAGATACAATACCGTGTAATGACTGCCCGTTACAGCGGGAAAACGACCTGCCCGGAATGTAAAGGCGGCCGGTTACGAAAAGAATCCACATACGTAAAGATCAACGGAAAAACCATCAATGAACTGGTGTTACTACCGTTAGACGAACTACATACCTGGTTCGCAACTCTTCAGCTGAATGATTATGAACAACAGGTCGCACAGCGGATCCTTACGGAGATCATTAACCGGTTGGACTACCTGACTCAGGTAGGATTGAGTTACCTGACGCTTAACCGGCTATCTTCCACCTTGTCGGGGGGAGAAGCGCAACGCATCAATCTGGCAACCTCACTGGGCAGCAGCCTGGTGGGATCGCTTTATATACTGGACGAACCCAGCATCGGATTACATCCGAGAGACACTACCCAGCTGATAGGAGTATTAAGAAAACTTCAGGCACTGGGAAATACCGTGCTGGTTGTGGAACATGATGAAGAGATCATGCGTGCCGCCGACCGTATTATCGATATAGGACCACTGGCAGGCCGCCTGGGAGGCGAAATCGTCTTTGAAGGTACTTCCGAAGAATTGGAGCACTCGAAGAACAGTCTGACCGCAGATTATCTGACAGGCCGGGAACAGATCGCACTTCCTGCCCAACGCCGTAAATGGAACAGTTATATAGAGCTTTCAGGCGCCCGGGCCAACAACCTGAAAAATGTCACGGCACGCTTTCCTTTAAATGTATTGTGTGTGGTGACGGGGGTCAGCGGATCGGGCAAGTCAACGCTGGTCCGTGATATCCTGTATGCGGCACTCGGAAGACGCATCAATGGGGTAAGCGAAGAACGGGCCGGAGCTTTTGACAAGATCACCGGGGATATCGCAAAACTGAAATCCATTGAATTTGTGGACCAAAATCCGATCGGGCGGTCAACCCGGTCAAATCCGGTCACCTATAGCAAAGCTTATGACGATATCCGGAAATTATTTTCCGAACAGCCTCAAGCCAAATATAACGATCTGAAGCCGGCCCACTTTTCATTCAATGTAGAAGGAGGACGTTGTGAAGAATGTCAGGGAGAAGGTGAAATCACCGTTGAGATGCAATTCATGGCAGATGTGAAACTGGAATGCGAAGCCTGCCATGGCAAAAAATTCAAAGAAGATGTACTGGAGGTCACTTATCAGGGTAAAAACATCTATGACGTGCTGGAACTTACCGTAGACGAAGCAATAGAATTCTTCGGAAATAAAAAATCCACCCCTGAAAAAAAGATCGTGGAAAAGCTAAAGCCATTGTCTGATGTGGGACTCGGATATGTAAAGCTGGGACAATCGTCAAGTACATTAAGCGGTGGTGAAAGTCAGCGTATCAAACTGGCGTCTTTCATTTCCCGGGAAAATAGCGAACTCCCGACACTTTTTATTTTTGACGAACCAACCACGGGACTGCATTTTCACGATATCCGGAAGTTACTGGATGCATTCAATATGTTGATCGAGAATGGACACAGCGTATTGGTGATCGAACACAATCCGGATGTGATCAAATGTGCCGACTGGGTCATTGACCTGGGACCGGAAGGAGGAAAAGGCGGAGGAACCATTATCTGCGAAGGGACTCCGGAAAAGATCGTATCATGCGACAAATCTTACACAGGTCAGTACCTGAAAGGAAAAATTTAATGTATAGCAATGTATCTCAACACCTGTCATCGATTTTCAGGAAAAGAATTATCTTTGCGCACATTTAGAAGAAGTAATATCTTTACATGGATCATATCAGGAATTTTTGTATTATCGCCCATATCGATCATGGGAAAAGCACATTAGCAGATCGATTATTACAGGCAACCAATACCGTTGCCGAACGTGATTTTCAGGACCAGATACTGGACAATATGGATCTGGAACGTGAACGCGGCATCACCATTAAAAGCCATGCCATCCAGATGGATTACGTGCATGATGGGAAAAAATATACTTTGAACCTGATCGATACCCCCGGCCATGTCGACTTTTCGTATGAGGTCTCCCGGTCTATCGCTGCCTGTGAGGGTGCACTTCTGATCGTCGATGCCACACAGGGTATCCAGGCCCAGACAATTTCCAATCTTTATAAAGCTATTGAATACAACCTGGAAATTATCCCTGTCTTGAATAAAATGGATATGGCCGCAGCCATGCCTGATATTGTAAAAGACCAGATTGTCGATCTTCTCGGTTGTGACCGTGACGATATCATCGAGGCCAGTGGAAAAACGGGATTAGGCGTGGAAACAATCCTTGACCGCATCATCCATGTAGTTCCGCCACCGAAAGGAGATCCGGAAGCCCCGCTCCAGGCGCTTATTTTCGACTCTGTATTCAATTCTTTCCGTGGAATCATTGCTTATTTCAAAATTGTCAACGGAAGCATCTCATCCGGAGATCATGTTAAATTTTTCAATACCGGCAAAGAATATGACGCGGATGAAATCGGCGTCATGCGAATAAAACTGGAGCCGCGTGAGACTTTGAATACCGGGGATGTGGGTTATATCATTTCCGGCATAAAGGCAGCACGTGAAGTGAAAGTCGGGGATACCATCACGCATGTGGACAGACCGAGCCAAAGCGCTATTGCCGGGTTTGAAGAAGTAAAACCTATGGTGTTTGCCGGTATTTATCCGGTAGATGCCAGCGATTACGAGGAACTACGGGCATCCATTGAAAAACTGCAGTTGAACGATGCATCCCTTACCTTCGTTCCGGAATCATCTGCAGCCCTTGGTTTTGGTTTCCGTTGTGGATTCCTCGGTCTCCTGCATATGGAGATAATACAGGAACGGCTCGACCGTGAATTTGACATGGATGTAATCACTACCGTTCCAAACGTATCCTATAAAGTATATACCAATAAAGACGAAATACTTGAAGTGCATAATCCTTCCGGACTTCCTCCGGTCACGCATATCGACCGTATCGAAGAACCTTATATTAAAGCACAGGTAATTACCCAGGCTGAATTTCTGGGCACGATCATGAAGTTATGCCTGGACAAACGGGGTACGCTTAAAAATCAGGTATTTCTGACCACTGACAGGGTCGAGTTGAATTTTGAAATGCCGCTGGCAGAAATAGTATTCGACTTTTATGACCGGTTAAAAAGTATTTCAAAAGGCTATGCTTCTTTTGATTATTATACCTCCGGTTATCAGCAGGCCGATCTCGTAAAGCTGGATATCCTGTTGAACGGAGAAAGTGTAGATGCTTTGTCCGCACTGATACACAGGGGCAATGCCT contains:
- the lepA gene encoding translation elongation factor 4; the protein is MDHIRNFCIIAHIDHGKSTLADRLLQATNTVAERDFQDQILDNMDLERERGITIKSHAIQMDYVHDGKKYTLNLIDTPGHVDFSYEVSRSIAACEGALLIVDATQGIQAQTISNLYKAIEYNLEIIPVLNKMDMAAAMPDIVKDQIVDLLGCDRDDIIEASGKTGLGVETILDRIIHVVPPPKGDPEAPLQALIFDSVFNSFRGIIAYFKIVNGSISSGDHVKFFNTGKEYDADEIGVMRIKLEPRETLNTGDVGYIISGIKAAREVKVGDTITHVDRPSQSAIAGFEEVKPMVFAGIYPVDASDYEELRASIEKLQLNDASLTFVPESSAALGFGFRCGFLGLLHMEIIQERLDREFDMDVITTVPNVSYKVYTNKDEILEVHNPSGLPPVTHIDRIEEPYIKAQVITQAEFLGTIMKLCLDKRGTLKNQVFLTTDRVELNFEMPLAEIVFDFYDRLKSISKGYASFDYYTSGYQQADLVKLDILLNGESVDALSALIHRGNAYDFGRRICEKLKELIPRQQFDIAIQAAIGAKIIARETIKAVRKDVTAKCYGGDISRKRKLLEKQKKGKKRMRQIGNVEVPQSAFLAVLKLND
- a CDS encoding YitT family protein, producing MKKESKTFAILRSHVIITFGLLCTTFGWGAFLIPSNVTGGGVSGIAAIVYFATGFPAGITYLLVNSLLILIAMKMVNVNFGLKSVYGVIVFSLLLGVFQEVFPDPLVKDTLLATIVGAILAGIGTGIVFTQGGSAGGTDLIAMMITSQRNISPGRVIMTVDVVIISSSFFIFHSLERMIYGYCVMVISSYVIDFVLAGSKQSYQLFIFSDKYEQVAEHIFVNVKRGLTLVDAQGWYTKKPTKMILVIVRKYEVTNVFRAIKEVDPEAFISMGNVMGVYGKGFDRMKVK
- a CDS encoding winged helix-turn-helix transcriptional regulator; translation: MPDISQKMLTHTLKRLEKDHLLNREAFAEIPPCVEYSLTEMGESLMPSVQMMIE
- the uvrA gene encoding excinuclease ABC subunit UvrA, which translates into the protein MEPLNEKEAIIIKGARVNNLKNIDVTIPRDQFIVITGLSGSGKSSLAYDTIYAEGQRRYVESLSSYARQFLGRIHKPEVDFIRGIPPAIAIEQKVNTRNPRSTVGTSTEIYDYLKLLFARIGITYSPLSGEVVRKDSVTDVVNYILSLPEGTNALILYPFNEQQKKNFGAYREILLSQGSSRIEINGEIKRLEEVPVKDKFSEKDEVNLVIDRIRVAYDEESSARYADSIQTAFNEGDGRCIIRTMDEKNVAKEFSNRFERDGILFDEPNEHMFSFNSPYGACPKCEGYGKVIGIDEDLVVPDKSLSIYQDAVASWRGESMSAWKNKLIYIADKINFPIHKPYNELTEKQLDILWHGTRNFSGIDGFFKYLDENKYKIQYRVMTARYSGKTTCPECKGGRLRKESTYVKINGKTINELVLLPLDELHTWFATLQLNDYEQQVAQRILTEIINRLDYLTQVGLSYLTLNRLSSTLSGGEAQRINLATSLGSSLVGSLYILDEPSIGLHPRDTTQLIGVLRKLQALGNTVLVVEHDEEIMRAADRIIDIGPLAGRLGGEIVFEGTSEELEHSKNSLTADYLTGREQIALPAQRRKWNSYIELSGARANNLKNVTARFPLNVLCVVTGVSGSGKSTLVRDILYAALGRRINGVSEERAGAFDKITGDIAKLKSIEFVDQNPIGRSTRSNPVTYSKAYDDIRKLFSEQPQAKYNDLKPAHFSFNVEGGRCEECQGEGEITVEMQFMADVKLECEACHGKKFKEDVLEVTYQGKNIYDVLELTVDEAIEFFGNKKSTPEKKIVEKLKPLSDVGLGYVKLGQSSSTLSGGESQRIKLASFISRENSELPTLFIFDEPTTGLHFHDIRKLLDAFNMLIENGHSVLVIEHNPDVIKCADWVIDLGPEGGKGGGTIICEGTPEKIVSCDKSYTGQYLKGKI
- a CDS encoding DNA repair protein — translated: MCKHLLRYVGYSLVPEEFLKMYLKTLSSTKRNFVYIQAGISETSVDIRIILQTALRTNFSSIIVCHNHPSGNFIPSQPDKLLTDKINGACRTMNISLLDHIIVAIEGYYSFADDGKIY
- the kdsA gene encoding 3-deoxy-8-phosphooctulonate synthase codes for the protein MPQIRHTTCGNFFLLAGPCVIENEGICFDIARRIKEITDRLQIPYVFKGSFKKANRSRLDSFTGIGDQKALQILADIRENLQIPTVTDIHTEADAEMAAPYVDILQIPAFLSRQTDLLVAAAKTGKMINIKKGQFMAPEAMQFAADKVRQAGNEKIILTDRGTMFGYYDLIVDYRGIKRMQETGLPVVLDITHSLQQPNTTEGVTGGLPQLIETIARAGVAVGVDGIFLETHPEPACAKSDGANMLPLDQLEDLLRKLVRIRQAVNNF